The following proteins come from a genomic window of Mucinivorans hirudinis:
- a CDS encoding Tyrosine type site-specific recombinase: MPKTRECRELNAYMDTVKLRLMTLQREMELDGEHITPKSLLNKFLGVANEKPQYTILGVFREHNDKCAKLSGIDMSAATVERYETSYKHTAEFIKQTYHVDDMDINSVDHRFITDYEFYLKTERACSHNTATKYLKNFKKITRIALANECMVKDPFANIKFRLNEVDRDFLEDHELKRIIDKRFSIERLEQVKDMFLVLCFTGLAFSDLKGLRDEHIFTDNNGAKWIRKKRQKTKNMCNIPLLDIPLSIFEKYKEHPCRTKGELMPVASNQKVNAYIKEIMDICGIQKAISSHTGRHTFSTTVALANGVSIESVAKMLGHSNTNMTRHYAKVLDRTIMNEMSNVADKFQYKAVQL; the protein is encoded by the coding sequence ATGCCAAAAACTCGTGAGTGCAGAGAGCTCAATGCCTATATGGACACTGTCAAACTTCGGTTGATGACCCTTCAACGTGAGATGGAGTTGGACGGGGAGCATATCACACCAAAATCATTGCTCAATAAGTTTCTTGGAGTTGCTAATGAAAAGCCTCAATACACAATTTTAGGGGTGTTTCGTGAACACAACGATAAATGTGCAAAACTGTCAGGTATTGATATGTCGGCAGCAACGGTTGAGCGTTATGAAACTTCGTACAAACACACGGCAGAGTTTATAAAACAGACCTACCACGTTGATGATATGGACATAAACAGTGTAGACCATAGATTTATTACCGATTATGAGTTCTACCTCAAAACCGAAAGGGCTTGCTCTCACAATACCGCTACCAAATATCTAAAGAACTTCAAAAAGATTACTCGCATCGCTCTTGCCAATGAGTGTATGGTAAAAGATCCTTTTGCAAACATCAAATTCCGCCTTAATGAAGTAGACAGGGATTTTCTGGAAGACCACGAATTGAAAAGGATTATAGATAAGCGATTTTCGATTGAGCGTTTAGAGCAGGTTAAAGATATGTTTTTGGTGCTTTGTTTCACCGGATTGGCATTTTCAGACCTCAAAGGTTTGAGAGATGAGCATATTTTCACCGATAACAATGGAGCAAAATGGATTCGCAAGAAGCGTCAAAAGACAAAGAATATGTGTAACATTCCGCTATTAGACATTCCATTATCGATATTTGAAAAATATAAGGAGCATCCTTGCAGAACGAAGGGAGAACTTATGCCCGTCGCAAGTAACCAAAAGGTCAATGCGTATATCAAAGAGATTATGGATATATGCGGTATTCAAAAGGCGATTTCTAGCCACACCGGACGACACACATTTTCGACCACCGTGGCTCTGGCTAATGGTGTTAGTATCGAGAGCGTTGCAAAGATGTTGGGGCACTCCAATACCAATATGACTCGCCACTATGCCAAAGTGCTTGATCGCACGATTATGAATGAGATGAGTAATGTTGCTGATAAATTCCAATATAAAGCAGTGCAGCTATGA
- a CDS encoding Mrr restriction system protein: protein MAYFFKSVIICSFVKSNIVEMARRKKDSTLPSFDELIIPTLKALVSLGGSGSIDEINQKVYEIADISDDALSIPHKEDEDGRSEVDYRLAWSRTYLKKFGLIENSARGIWSLVNAHVDPDKYNYIEIVRCVRDQNREDKSTKKDPDNKTISEDDIASEVESSEEWKDKLLQVLYNISPSAFERLSQRILRESGFSQVEVTGKVGDGGIDGKGIVRVSGLLSFHVIFQCKRYKGSVSPSQIRDFRGAMQGRADKGLFITTGTFTREAIKEATRDGAPPIDLIDGESLCDKLKELNLGVETQLIEVINIKKDWYNNL from the coding sequence GTGGCTTATTTTTTTAAATCAGTAATAATATGTAGCTTTGTTAAATCAAATATAGTTGAAATGGCACGACGCAAAAAAGATAGCACACTCCCATCTTTCGATGAATTAATAATCCCAACTCTAAAGGCTCTTGTTTCTTTGGGAGGCTCTGGAAGTATCGATGAGATAAACCAAAAAGTATATGAGATAGCCGATATCTCTGATGATGCATTATCGATTCCGCACAAAGAAGATGAGGACGGACGAAGTGAAGTTGATTACCGTCTTGCGTGGAGCAGAACATACCTTAAAAAATTTGGTTTAATTGAAAACTCGGCAAGAGGTATTTGGTCTCTTGTAAACGCCCATGTAGATCCAGACAAGTACAATTATATAGAAATCGTCAGATGTGTCAGAGATCAAAACAGAGAAGATAAATCAACCAAGAAGGATCCGGACAATAAAACCATTAGTGAGGATGATATTGCAAGTGAGGTAGAATCGTCCGAAGAATGGAAGGATAAGTTACTTCAAGTGTTATACAATATCTCTCCATCAGCATTTGAACGTCTTTCTCAACGTATTTTACGTGAAAGTGGATTTTCTCAAGTTGAAGTCACCGGAAAAGTTGGTGATGGAGGAATTGATGGAAAGGGCATTGTCCGTGTCAGTGGATTATTAAGTTTTCACGTGATATTTCAATGCAAGAGATATAAAGGTTCTGTGTCGCCAAGTCAAATACGTGACTTTAGGGGAGCTATGCAAGGACGAGCCGACAAGGGGTTATTTATAACCACAGGCACATTCACGCGTGAAGCAATCAAAGAAGCAACTCGAGATGGTGCCCCGCCGATTGACTTAATAGATGGTGAATCTCTTTGTGATAAGTTAAAAGAATTAAACCTTGGAGTCGAGACCCAACTCATAGAAGTTATTAATATCAAAAAAGATTGGTATAATAACTTGTAA
- a CDS encoding Similar to conjugative transposon protein TraH yields MIKLEKIVGTWESVNLNPTVMIYRSYGGAYHLIIIELNEHSRQAHISEYEIEQDLDKECYIHTYSGQKNLNYNSLNDTITISTMGEYMRN; encoded by the coding sequence ATGATTAAGCTCGAAAAAATAGTGGGTACGTGGGAGAGTGTGAACCTCAATCCAACGGTGATGATATATCGCAGCTATGGCGGTGCATACCATCTGATAATCATTGAGCTAAATGAGCACTCCCGACAAGCCCATATATCTGAGTATGAAATCGAACAAGACCTCGACAAAGAATGCTACATTCACACCTATTCAGGACAAAAGAACTTGAATTACAATTCATTGAACGACACAATAACCATCTCAACGATGGGCGAATATATGAGAAACTAA
- a CDS encoding conserved domain protein: MNSQYLDSLNAPLQLQPNITLRNVERIIKRLIENGKQVKTTTVNQNLVYHQWVTSVDEQLQQLFVNNSSYNTMFLRFHSLLKPCIQQPKSFLDNSPYANPYGVKLSSTTPQNQFITIDNCIDDAIEAIEEMALGIGIDLNPKVTAVEDKKPQQAQSVKSDNPKIFISHSSDDEKIVKSFVTQILRLGCGLQPKDIICTSLESMGVKTGEDIRNCLKNNLKDCEYVFFMISDNYQKSGICLNEMGAAWVLDKKVKPFLFPNLNFTDLGWLYEISKGSTLDNESALDHLRDELLEAYALIKKPQTADWNIQKNEFLTQLKG, translated from the coding sequence ATGAATTCACAATACTTAGATAGTTTGAATGCACCTCTGCAACTGCAACCAAACATAACATTACGAAATGTAGAACGTATAATCAAGCGATTGATTGAAAATGGGAAGCAGGTGAAAACTACTACTGTCAACCAAAATCTCGTTTATCATCAATGGGTGACATCTGTTGACGAACAGCTCCAACAATTGTTTGTCAATAACAGCTCATATAATACAATGTTTCTGCGATTTCACTCTTTATTGAAGCCTTGCATACAGCAACCCAAGTCTTTTTTGGATAACAGTCCTTACGCAAATCCGTACGGTGTAAAACTATCGAGCACTACTCCTCAGAATCAATTTATCACTATCGACAATTGCATTGACGATGCCATTGAAGCTATTGAAGAGATGGCTCTTGGAATTGGTATTGATTTAAATCCGAAAGTGACGGCAGTTGAAGACAAGAAGCCTCAACAAGCACAAAGTGTTAAATCCGATAATCCAAAGATTTTTATCAGCCATTCCTCAGATGATGAAAAAATAGTGAAATCTTTTGTGACGCAAATTCTTCGTCTCGGTTGCGGATTGCAGCCAAAGGATATTATTTGCACCTCTCTCGAAAGTATGGGAGTGAAAACAGGAGAAGACATTCGTAATTGTCTGAAAAATAATCTAAAAGATTGCGAATATGTATTCTTTATGATTTCTGACAACTACCAAAAGAGCGGCATTTGTCTTAATGAAATGGGGGCAGCTTGGGTATTGGACAAAAAAGTAAAACCATTTTTATTCCCCAATCTCAATTTTACGGATTTAGGGTGGCTGTACGAAATCAGTAAGGGCTCAACTCTCGATAACGAAAGTGCTTTAGACCACCTTCGTGATGAACTATTAGAAGCTTATGCTCTAATCAAGAAACCTCAAACAGCCGACTGGAACATCCAGAAAAATGAGTTCTTAACACAATTAAAAGGATAA
- a CDS encoding DNA helicase related protein: MLKLDLTYCSAVNFAMQQNHVPVIRKILLKNETEQAIDDVKITVSLSPDLTTKAERVVDSVSAGAIIEVKDLQINISAKYLSELTEKVCGEIIIAVSKADEAIITEKYPIEILPFDQWAGVAILPEMVAAFVTPNYPSISAIIHRASQFLEKWTGSPSLDEYQSRNPDRVKKQMAAIYEAIAELNIVYCTPPASYEQTGQRIRMCDAVLSAKLGTCLDMALFYASCLEAVGINPIVVITKGHAFAGGWLVDDTFADSVNDDVSLLTKRLADGINEIAVIETTCMNAGKDISFDAAMASGEDNLNDTSKFVLSVDIKRCRFASLRPLPQRIIGSEGLTIIESIPTVRNNETPEQIAQDSRTIDVSKIDVTKQRLWERKLLDLTLRNNLLNIRLTKSTLQLISVNINFLEDALAEGHEFAVLPKPKDWDNGLMDAGIYQAVNQTDPIIDLVKQELTQKRLRSYLTENELSHSLTGLYRSSRSSMEENGANTLYLALGLLKWYETPTSERPRYAPILLLPVEIVRKSAARGYVIRSREEEVMMNITLLEMLRQDFGVNIGGLEVLPKDDSGVDVKLVFNTIRKGIMNQKRWNVEEQAILGIFSFSKFIMWNDIHNNADKLCRNPIVKSLISGMIEWQAEEGKEYNLDKDFKPSDVALPISADSFQLEAVCNAAAGKSFILHGPPGTGKSQTITNIIADALYNGKKVLFVAEKMAALSVVQKRLSDIGLAPFCLELHSNKSKKSSVLEQLKATTEIVRKTPPENFITESERLHALRDELSSYVEFLHKKMPSGLSLYDALYSYCNVADTPSDFEFPNSVAAELTAAKLNEWRDVVEQMQVISSVCSSLADHPLRELNIESYSQTIKSELKELLEKQILLLGKFKSSTNNLIQLLGGEIAFDSYSKYEILNEFSQLLLSIKHLPSSLLKANNINETVAQIREIIPHGIERDRLKGELTTNFSKAILEIDVDKLLIDWNLSEIKWFLPKLLSQNKIAKSLKIYSLNGQVVKDNIPHTLSAIIKYQNEREFISSKSGYFGDIVGVLWEDWQRLEDSCSAALSISDKAISLAGDVSLGVKIRNNLSDNLSQGLETFLSLNRDKLLSYCAVFNELSAINCEIAQKYDITFDTDNWIDSSHNLSNRLLVNIDLLKDWCSWNSIKQKAFKKGLEQFIEYMTTKNTPQITQAFDKAIYKSVINYCVDSEPALANFNGKLFEDKIRKFKELTIQFEKLTREELFGKLAANIPSFVKEASQSSEVGILQRNIRNNGRGVSIRKLFDTIPTLLTRINPCMLMSPMSVAQYIDADNIKFDLVIFDEASQMPTCEAVGAIARGNNLIVVGDPKQMPPTSFFSSNNVDEDNLDKEDLESILDDCLALSMPSKHLLWHYRSKHESLIAFSNSQYYDNKLLTFPSPDDIKSKVTYQSVSGFYDKGKSRQNRAEADAVVREILTRLADKDLSKRSIGIVTFSSVQQTLIEDLLAEAFAKNQHLETIALDCTEPLFVKNLENVQGDERDVILFSVGYGPDKEGKVSLNFGPLNREGGWRRLNVAVSRARYEMKVFSTLRSDQIDLARTSSEGVAGLKAFLEYAEKGKNSMALGATVNQHRGKSFVDLIADQIRERGYEVHTNIGCSGYRVDIGVVDKELRSEYRLGVLCDGASYKAAKTVRDREVIQQDVLRLLGWNVHRVWTMDWIENPDKVIAGIIAAIEEAPSKPIEEIVVKEEIIEPIFESENIESDFSEPQQEIDLGTNYKIDYVVFPIEYCGVLADEFTYPNWERLIERQISDVVACEAPISRDQLCRRVLSMWGISRIGSRIDDHFNRIFARMGLKTTGVGKDRFFWQAEQNPAEYMNYRQYMPNASDISPEEVSVAVREVLEAQISLSREDLIRETARLFGYARLGTIVESSMHRGIEKAIARGFAKEENERIILK, encoded by the coding sequence ATGCTAAAACTTGACCTCACATATTGCTCGGCGGTGAATTTTGCGATGCAGCAGAATCACGTCCCTGTCATTCGCAAAATTCTGCTCAAAAATGAAACTGAGCAGGCGATTGATGATGTAAAAATCACCGTTTCGTTATCGCCTGATTTGACGACAAAAGCTGAACGTGTGGTTGATTCCGTGTCGGCAGGGGCAATAATTGAGGTCAAAGATTTACAAATAAACATATCGGCAAAATACCTTTCGGAACTAACCGAAAAGGTTTGCGGTGAAATCATCATTGCCGTTTCAAAAGCGGACGAAGCCATCATTACCGAAAAATATCCGATAGAAATTCTTCCGTTTGACCAGTGGGCAGGCGTGGCAATACTGCCGGAAATGGTTGCGGCGTTTGTAACACCAAACTACCCATCTATCTCAGCAATCATTCATCGAGCATCGCAATTCTTGGAGAAGTGGACGGGCAGCCCTTCTCTCGATGAATACCAAAGTCGTAATCCGGATAGAGTGAAAAAGCAGATGGCAGCAATCTACGAAGCCATTGCCGAATTAAATATTGTCTATTGCACCCCTCCTGCAAGCTACGAGCAAACAGGACAGCGTATTCGTATGTGCGATGCCGTGCTCTCTGCAAAATTAGGAACGTGCCTCGATATGGCACTTTTTTATGCTTCGTGTTTAGAAGCTGTGGGCATCAATCCAATAGTTGTAATCACCAAAGGACACGCATTTGCAGGTGGTTGGCTCGTTGACGACACATTTGCTGACAGCGTAAATGATGACGTATCTCTACTAACCAAACGCCTTGCTGATGGCATTAACGAGATTGCCGTCATCGAAACAACCTGTATGAATGCAGGCAAAGACATAAGTTTTGATGCTGCAATGGCATCGGGAGAAGATAACCTCAACGATACGTCAAAGTTTGTGCTTTCAGTCGATATAAAACGATGTCGCTTTGCCTCACTCCGCCCCCTACCACAACGGATAATTGGTTCGGAGGGCTTAACAATAATTGAGTCCATCCCTACGGTTCGCAATAATGAAACACCGGAGCAAATTGCACAAGATAGTCGCACCATTGATGTAAGCAAGATAGACGTTACCAAACAGAGGCTTTGGGAACGCAAGTTGCTTGACCTAACTCTGAGAAACAATCTGCTCAATATACGACTAACCAAAAGTACTTTGCAGCTTATCTCGGTCAATATTAACTTTCTCGAAGATGCACTTGCCGAAGGGCACGAGTTTGCGGTCTTACCTAAGCCTAAGGATTGGGATAATGGATTGATGGATGCCGGGATATATCAAGCTGTTAACCAGACAGATCCAATCATCGATTTAGTCAAGCAAGAACTGACTCAAAAGCGGTTACGTTCATACTTGACCGAAAATGAATTAAGCCACTCTCTTACAGGATTGTATCGCAGCTCTCGCTCTTCGATGGAGGAGAATGGAGCAAACACACTCTATTTAGCATTAGGTTTACTCAAATGGTACGAAACACCTACGAGCGAACGCCCTCGCTATGCTCCTATATTGCTATTACCAGTTGAGATTGTTCGCAAATCGGCTGCTCGTGGCTATGTAATACGCTCACGAGAAGAGGAGGTGATGATGAATATCACATTGTTGGAGATGCTTCGCCAAGACTTCGGGGTCAATATTGGTGGATTAGAGGTATTGCCGAAGGATGATAGCGGTGTTGATGTTAAGTTGGTATTCAATACCATTCGCAAGGGTATTATGAACCAAAAGCGGTGGAATGTTGAGGAGCAGGCAATTTTGGGGATATTCAGCTTCAGCAAATTCATAATGTGGAACGATATTCACAATAATGCTGACAAATTGTGCCGCAACCCGATAGTAAAGAGCTTGATTTCTGGAATGATAGAGTGGCAGGCAGAAGAAGGCAAAGAGTATAACCTCGACAAGGATTTCAAGCCATCTGATGTTGCGTTGCCTATTAGTGCCGACTCGTTTCAATTGGAGGCAGTGTGCAATGCTGCAGCAGGTAAAAGTTTTATTTTGCACGGTCCTCCGGGAACAGGCAAGTCGCAAACTATTACAAATATCATTGCCGACGCACTCTATAATGGCAAAAAAGTGCTGTTTGTGGCAGAAAAGATGGCGGCTCTTTCAGTCGTTCAAAAACGATTGTCTGATATTGGACTTGCTCCGTTTTGCTTGGAGTTGCACTCCAATAAGTCTAAGAAATCGTCTGTGCTCGAACAGCTGAAAGCTACAACTGAAATTGTTCGCAAAACGCCACCCGAAAATTTTATTACTGAATCTGAGCGTCTACACGCACTCCGAGATGAACTGAGCAGCTATGTTGAATTTCTACACAAGAAGATGCCCTCTGGACTTTCGCTTTACGATGCGCTCTATTCGTATTGCAATGTAGCAGACACTCCCTCTGATTTTGAGTTCCCTAATTCGGTAGCCGCTGAACTGACTGCGGCAAAGTTGAATGAATGGCGAGATGTGGTTGAGCAGATGCAGGTGATTTCCAGTGTTTGTAGTTCGTTGGCAGATCACCCCCTGCGTGAATTGAACATCGAGAGTTATTCTCAGACCATAAAATCAGAGCTGAAAGAGCTTTTAGAAAAACAGATATTATTACTGGGTAAGTTTAAATCATCAACCAATAATTTGATACAGCTATTGGGTGGTGAGATTGCTTTTGACTCGTATTCTAAATATGAGATTCTTAACGAGTTCTCACAACTTTTACTTTCGATAAAACATCTTCCGAGTTCCTTGCTGAAGGCTAACAATATAAATGAAACGGTAGCTCAAATAAGAGAAATAATTCCACACGGCATAGAAAGAGACAGATTAAAGGGCGAATTAACAACAAATTTCTCAAAGGCTATTTTGGAAATAGATGTCGATAAGTTGCTTATTGATTGGAATTTGTCAGAAATCAAATGGTTCTTGCCCAAGCTGCTCTCTCAAAATAAAATCGCAAAATCCCTAAAGATATACTCACTGAACGGACAAGTGGTAAAAGATAATATACCACATACACTGTCGGCAATAATCAAGTATCAGAATGAGAGAGAATTTATATCAAGCAAAAGTGGCTACTTTGGTGATATAGTTGGTGTTCTGTGGGAAGATTGGCAAAGATTAGAAGATAGTTGTAGTGCTGCATTGTCTATTTCGGACAAGGCAATATCTCTTGCCGGAGATGTTTCATTGGGCGTTAAAATACGCAACAACCTTTCGGATAATCTTTCACAAGGGTTAGAAACATTCCTTTCGCTCAATCGTGATAAACTGTTGTCATATTGTGCAGTATTCAATGAACTTTCAGCAATAAACTGTGAAATTGCACAAAAGTACGATATTACTTTCGATACTGATAATTGGATTGACAGCAGCCATAATCTGTCAAATCGGTTATTAGTAAATATTGATCTTCTCAAAGATTGGTGTAGTTGGAATAGCATAAAGCAAAAAGCCTTCAAGAAAGGATTGGAGCAATTTATTGAATATATGACGACCAAAAATACACCGCAGATTACACAAGCATTTGATAAAGCGATATACAAATCAGTTATCAACTATTGTGTTGATTCAGAGCCAGCACTTGCAAACTTCAATGGCAAATTGTTCGAGGATAAGATTCGCAAGTTCAAGGAGCTTACTATTCAGTTTGAAAAACTAACCAGAGAGGAGCTGTTTGGAAAATTAGCCGCCAATATCCCCTCGTTTGTCAAAGAGGCGTCTCAAAGTTCCGAAGTAGGTATTTTGCAACGAAACATTCGTAACAACGGACGTGGAGTGTCTATTCGTAAGCTCTTCGATACCATACCAACTCTGCTGACCCGAATCAATCCGTGTATGCTAATGAGTCCTATGTCGGTAGCTCAATATATTGATGCGGATAATATTAAGTTTGATTTGGTTATTTTCGATGAAGCATCTCAGATGCCAACTTGCGAAGCTGTCGGGGCTATTGCACGTGGCAATAATCTTATTGTTGTTGGTGACCCTAAACAGATGCCTCCCACAAGCTTCTTCTCCTCAAATAATGTCGATGAAGACAATCTTGACAAGGAGGATTTGGAGAGCATTTTGGATGACTGCTTGGCGCTATCAATGCCGTCGAAACACCTTTTGTGGCACTATCGTAGTAAACACGAAAGTTTGATTGCATTTAGCAACTCTCAATACTATGACAATAAACTGCTTACTTTCCCATCTCCCGATGACATCAAGAGCAAGGTAACTTATCAATCCGTTTCAGGTTTTTATGATAAAGGCAAAAGCCGTCAGAATCGTGCCGAAGCTGATGCCGTAGTTAGAGAGATACTAACTCGACTTGCAGATAAAGATCTATCTAAGCGAAGCATTGGAATAGTAACATTTAGCTCTGTTCAACAAACCCTGATTGAGGATTTGCTTGCAGAGGCATTTGCTAAGAATCAGCATCTGGAAACTATCGCTCTTGATTGTACGGAGCCTCTTTTTGTTAAAAACCTTGAGAACGTACAGGGTGATGAGCGAGATGTGATACTCTTTTCGGTGGGTTATGGACCCGACAAGGAGGGCAAAGTTAGTCTGAATTTTGGACCTCTGAATCGCGAAGGTGGTTGGCGAAGATTGAATGTTGCCGTATCACGTGCCCGATACGAGATGAAGGTCTTCTCTACGCTGCGTTCCGACCAAATTGATTTAGCACGTACTTCGTCCGAGGGCGTGGCAGGGCTAAAAGCATTTCTTGAGTATGCCGAAAAGGGCAAAAACTCAATGGCATTGGGCGCAACTGTCAATCAGCACAGAGGCAAATCATTTGTTGATCTGATTGCTGACCAAATACGTGAACGAGGCTATGAGGTTCACACTAATATAGGATGCTCGGGCTACCGTGTTGATATAGGCGTTGTCGACAAAGAGTTAAGGTCAGAATACCGTTTGGGTGTTTTGTGTGACGGAGCGAGCTATAAGGCTGCAAAAACTGTTCGGGATAGAGAGGTTATTCAGCAAGATGTTCTGCGACTATTGGGTTGGAACGTTCACCGTGTCTGGACAATGGATTGGATAGAAAACCCCGACAAAGTGATTGCCGGGATTATTGCCGCTATCGAAGAGGCTCCCTCAAAACCTATTGAAGAGATCGTTGTTAAGGAAGAGATTATAGAGCCTATTTTTGAGAGCGAAAATATAGAATCAGATTTCAGCGAGCCGCAGCAAGAGATTGACCTTGGCACGAACTATAAAATAGACTATGTGGTGTTCCCGATTGAGTATTGCGGTGTACTTGCCGACGAGTTTACGTATCCTAATTGGGAGCGACTCATCGAAAGGCAGATATCCGATGTTGTGGCTTGCGAGGCTCCGATAAGTCGAGACCAACTCTGTCGCCGTGTATTGTCAATGTGGGGTATTTCGAGAATAGGCAGTCGTATTGACGACCATTTCAATCGCATATTTGCTCGAATGGGTCTTAAAACAACAGGCGTTGGCAAAGATCGGTTCTTCTGGCAAGCAGAGCAGAATCCTGCGGAGTATATGAACTACCGTCAATATATGCCGAATGCTTCGGATATTTCTCCCGAGGAGGTAAGTGTTGCCGTGCGTGAGGTTTTGGAGGCACAAATCAGTCTCTCTCGTGAGGACTTAATCCGTGAAACAGCACGCCTCTTTGGTTACGCTCGGTTGGGCACTATCGTCGAATCCTCAATGCACCGAGGCATCGAAAAAGCCATCGCCCGAGGCTTCGCCAAAGAGGAAAACGAAAGAATAATTTTAAAGTAA
- a CDS encoding Mobile element protein has protein sequence MGATQISLAERREMVEKNHPRLSLVQQCILLNICRSGIYYASKGRASADELAVKAEIDRTYTKMPFYGVERMTEHLRKKGFTISPKRVRRYFRDMCISAIYPKPNTTWHNKEHKIYPYLLRGLTIDRVNQVWSTDITYIPMNGGYMYLCAIIDWHSRFVLAWGISNTHDSEFCQELLKEAIARYGKPEIFNTDQGSEFTAKEFVKILEENEIQISMDGKGRALDNIFVERLWRSVKYEYIYLSNPGSGKELYDGLTEYFRLYNTERLHQSLEYKTPSEVYMTAA, from the coding sequence GTGGGAGCTACTCAAATCTCGTTAGCCGAGCGTAGAGAGATGGTAGAAAAGAATCATCCTCGGCTGAGTTTAGTTCAGCAGTGCATATTGCTAAACATTTGCCGCAGTGGCATATACTATGCGAGCAAAGGAAGAGCAAGTGCAGATGAGCTTGCTGTTAAAGCAGAGATAGACCGCACCTATACCAAAATGCCTTTCTATGGTGTCGAGCGGATGACTGAACACTTGCGAAAGAAAGGTTTTACGATAAGCCCTAAGCGAGTGCGTCGTTACTTTCGGGATATGTGCATCAGTGCTATCTACCCCAAGCCTAACACCACGTGGCATAATAAGGAGCATAAGATATACCCCTATCTATTGCGAGGATTAACTATTGACAGGGTAAATCAGGTTTGGAGTACCGACATCACCTATATCCCAATGAATGGAGGTTATATGTACCTGTGCGCCATCATTGATTGGCATTCACGCTTTGTGTTGGCTTGGGGGATAAGCAATACCCACGATAGCGAGTTCTGCCAAGAGTTGCTCAAAGAGGCTATTGCCAGATACGGCAAGCCGGAGATATTCAACACCGACCAAGGGAGTGAGTTCACGGCCAAGGAGTTCGTTAAGATACTTGAAGAAAATGAGATACAGATAAGTATGGACGGTAAAGGTAGGGCTTTGGATAATATTTTTGTCGAAAGGTTGTGGCGCAGCGTAAAATATGAGTATATTTACCTGTCGAACCCCGGCAGCGGCAAAGAGTTATATGATGGCTTGACTGAGTATTTTCGTCTTTACAACACCGAAAGGCTACATCAATCGCTTGAATACAAGACTCCGAGTGAGGTCTATATGACGGCGGCATAG